One Castanea sativa cultivar Marrone di Chiusa Pesio chromosome 4, ASM4071231v1 DNA window includes the following coding sequences:
- the LOC142631699 gene encoding putative disease resistance protein RGA3, which yields MAEQVLSVVVDGVIANAMSLASEHISSVWGFKEEIGKLQVSLTKIQALLHDAEKKQLHDESVKIWLRQLKDVAYEADDVLDEYDYEILRQKVETQNQVRSFFSSSNPVVFPVKMAKRIKTINQSLDEIKKDIPLLGLIASLNPIPQTDLDRETDSFIDGSEVVGRRDDVLKIVNLLIGANNQQVISVIPIVGMAGLGKTTIAKLVYNDKLVKKHFDEKIWVCVSENFDVKRILREILEALDHNCSGLENKNAILQHLQKKLQRKRYLLILDDVWDDDREKWDSLRSSLLGINQNNGNNILVTTRKDNVAQIMKTSLIHQLEKLSEDECWLIFKEKAFANERIPVTPDLEDIGRKIAKRCGGNPLAARVLGGMMRLKKDKSEWLLIQNSKTWDSMEDNNGVFQILKLSFDHLPTPSLKQCFAYCSIFPKDFIIEKKLLVQLWMAEGFLQTSERSFSVIEDIGNKYFDFLVGNSLFQDLERDSYGDIRSCKMHDLVHNLALSISKGETLHLEGNLGDGIDVSHTRRLSLISDGHTTPTIPLSEDGMGRLRTVFLDWVDLGDKLLEFKCVRSLLLSGSCIKELPESIGMLRHLRLLHIEDTNIKVIPISVSMLYNLQTLVIKDCHLLKELPKDLQNLINLRHIEIDHFFIKQLPINMGKLTCLQTLPFFAIGQDVGYRIEELGCLSQLKEELCIYNLEHVRDKEEAKTANLAVKSKVHKLGFYWSLYRGEDNNNDEDILEGLQPHPNLKSLEIENFEGERFPSWLLGSDNIRGGWLLFDNLLEICLSNCGKCEKLPTLGHLPSLKVLEINRMYNVRCIGTEFYSSFNGEGSSNSRGGSGSTVLFPALEELVLCGMHNLVEWNDVTEPTAELGMIFPRLEYLEFQECMNLTSAPHHFPFLKELKIYKIRGLAFENIISELTTLTSLKIEEVSELACLPEHFLQKNRSLVDLTIRICADLESILPHEHLWPTCTSLRSLSIYGCDKLGTLPNGLHNLHCLEKFEVYCPNLRSFPSIQGITSFLQNLQISCSDEVLPIGLQSCMSLQNLFICNCPHLISIPDLRNLHSLTYLQIDSCPNLKSIPDLKELPSLTRLDICNCSDLISIPDLKELPSLTLLDICNCSDLISIPDLKELPSLTLLDICNCSNLISIPDLKELPSLTELKISGCSNLISISDIRELHSLTHLGISKCQKLRCVPDGLDCLTRLECLWIGDICKELNSFPSLNSILHSHAPLQSLHLYGWDSLNSLPEEIKYFTALQILEISEFGEMISLPDWLGDLSSLQKLCIYKCKNMMYLPTTQAMRRLIKLEELEIYECPKLEERCDEWRGVDAVEWPKIAHIPIFSPGSWTNHYDF from the coding sequence ATGGCTGAACAAGTCCTAAGTGTTGTTGTAGATGGAGTAATAGCCAATGCAATGTCACTAGCTAGTGAGCATATCAGTTCTGTGTGGGGTTTCAAGGAGGAGATAGGAAAGCTTCAAGTCTCATTAACAAAGATTCAAGCTTTGTTGCATGATGCTGAGAAAAAACAACTACATGATGAGTCTGTGAAGATCTGGCTACGGCAGCTTAAAGATGTAGCTTATGAAGCTGACGATGTGCTTGATGAGTATGACTACGAGATTCTTCGACAAAAGGTAGAGACTCAAAACCAGGTACGCAGCTTCTTTTCATCCTCCAATCCCGTTGTATTCCCTGTCAAGAtggcaaaaagaataaagaccATCAACCAATCGTTGGATGAAATTAAGAAGGATATACCTCTCCTTGGCCTTATAGCGTCTTTGAACCCAATCCCCCAGACTGATCTGGACAGGGAGACAGACTCTTTTATTGATGGTTCAGAAGTTGTAGGACGAAGAGATGATGTCTTAAAAATTGTCAACTTGTTGATTGGGGCAAACAATCAACAAGTTATCTCTGTCATTCCTATTGTCGGTATGGCAGGTCTCGGAAAAACAACTATAGCAAAACTAGTTTACAATGATAAACTAGTAAAGAAACATTTTGATGAAAAGATCTGGGTATGtgtatctgaaaattttgatgttaaaaGGATTTTAAGAGAGATTCTTGAAGCCCTTGACCATAATTGTAGTGggttagaaaataaaaatgctatACTTCAACACCTTCAAAAGAAGTTGCAGAGAAAAAGATATCTTCTCATACTTGATGATGTGTGGGATGATGATCGTGAGAAATGGGATAGTTTAAGGAGTAGTTTGTTGGGAATTAATCAAAATAATGGAAATAATATTCTCGTAACTACTCGTAAGGACAATGTGGCACAAATCATGAAGACAAGTCTCATACATCAATTGGAAAAACTATCAGAAGATGAATGTTGGTTAATATTTAAGGAAAAGGCATTTGCAAATGAAAGAATTCCAGTAACTCCAGATTTGGAGGATATTGGAAGAAAGATTGCTAAAAGATGTGGAGGGAATCCATTGGCTGCAAGAGTTCTAGGAGGAATGATGCGCCTTAAAAAGGATAAAAGTGAATGGTTATTGATTCAAAATAGTAAGACTTGGGATTCGATGGAGGACAATAATGGagtttttcaaatattaaaGTTAAGCTTTGATCATCTTCCAACACCATCTCTAAAACAATGTTTTGCATATTGTTCAATTTTTCCCAaggattttattattgaaaagaaACTACTAGTTCAACTCTGGATGGCTGAAGGGTTCCTTCAAACATctgaaagaagtttttcagtgATAGAGGATATTGGTAACAAGTATTTTGATTTCTTAGTGGGAAATTCCTTATTTCAAGATCTAGAAAGGGATTCTTATGGTGATATTAGAAGCTGCAAGATGCATGATCTTGTGCACAATCTTGCGCTCTCAATTTCAAAAGGGGAAACCTTGCATTTGGAGGGCAATTTGGGGGATGGCATTGATGTCTCTCATACTCGACGTTTATCTCTTATATCCGATGGCCATACGACACCTACAATCCCATTATCTGAAGATGGCATGGGTAGATTACGCACAGTTTTTTTGGATTGGGTTGATCTTGGAGACAAATTATTGGAGTTTAAATGCGTGCGTAGTCTATTGTTATCTGGGTCATGCATAAAAGAGCTGCCCGAGTCCATCGGTATGTTGAGACATTTAAGGCTTCTTCACATCGAGGACACCAACATCAAAGTAATACCCATTTCTGTTAGCATGCTTTACAACTTGCAAACTCTAGTAATCAAGGATTGTCATCTTCTCAAAGAGCTTCCAAAAGATTTACAAAACTTGATTAACTTGAGACATATTGAGATTGATCATTTTTTCATAAAGCAATTGCCGATTAATATGGGGAAGTTGACTTGCCTTCAAACACTGCCTTTCTTTGCAATTGGTCAAGATGTTGGTTATCGAATTGAAGAACTGGGATGCTTAAGCCAACTTAAAGAAGAATTATGTATATACAATCTAGAGCATGTGAGAGATAAAGAAGAAGCCAAAACTGCAAATTTAGCGGTAAAATCAAAAGTACACAAATTGGGATTCTATTGGAGTTTGTATAGAGGGGAAGACAACAACAATGATGAGGATATACTGGAAGGCCTTCAGCCTCACCCAAATTTGAAAAGCTTAGAGATAGAAAATTTCGAAGGCGAGAGGTTCCCTTCGTGGCTATTGGGGAGTGATAATATTAGGGGTGGCTGGTTACTTTTTGATAATCTATTGGAGATTTGCTTAAGCAACTGTGGGAAGTGTGAAAAACTTCCTACACTTGGACATTTACCCAGTCTCAAAGTTCTTGAAATAAATAGAATGTATAACGTGAGATGCATAGGAACTGAATTTTACAGCAGTTTTAATGGTGAGGGATCAAGTAATAGTAGAGGTGGCAGTGGCAGCACCGTGTTATTCCCAGCTTTGGAAGAACTTGTTTTGTGTGGCATGCATAATCTAGTAGAATGGAATGACGTGACGGAACCAACAGCAGAATTAGGAATGATATTTCCTCGCCTTGAGTATCTGGAGTTTCAGGAATGCATGAATCTAACAAGTGCTCCACATCATTTTCCGTTTCTTAAGGAATTAAAGATTTACAAAATCAGAGGTCTggcatttgaaaatattataagcGAGCTTACCACACTCACATCCCTCAAGATTGAGGAAGTTTCAGAACTTGCTTGTCTGCCAGAgcattttttgcaaaaaaataggAGTCTCGTGGATTTGACCATAAGAATTTGTGCTGATTTGGAGTCAATCTTGCCACATGAGCATTTATGGCCCACCTGCACCTCTCTCCGATCACTCTCTATATATGGCTGTGACAAACTGGGTACATTGCCAAATGGACTGCACAACCTTCATTGCCTTGAGAAGTTTGAGGTATATTGCCCTAATCTGAGGTCCTTTCCAAGTATACAAGGTATCACATCCTTTCTTCAGAACTTGCAGATATCGTGTAGTGATGAAGTTTTACCAATTGGGCTACAATCGTGTATGTCTCTCCAAAATTTGTTTATATGCAATTGCCCTCATCTGATATCAATTCCAGATCTACGAAATTTGCATTCCCTTACCTATTTACAAATTGACAGTTGCCCTAATCTAAAATCGATTCCAGATCTAAAAGAATTGCCTTCTCTTACCCGATTAGATATTTGTAATTGTTCTGATTTGATATCGATTCCAGATCTAAAAGAATTGCCTTCTCTTACCCTATTAGATATTTGTAATTGTTCTGATTTGATATCTATTCCAGATCTAAAAGAACTGCCTTCTCTTACCCTATTAGATATTTGCAATTGTTCTAATTTGATATCGATTCCAGATCTAAAAGAATTGCCTTCTCTTACTGAACTAAAAATTTCTGGTTGTAGTAATTTGATATCAATTTCAGATATACGTGAATTGCATTCTCTTACCCATTTAGGAATTAGCAAATGCCAAAAGTTGAGGTGTGTGCCAGACGGATTAGACTGCCTCACCCGCTTGGAGTGTTTGTGGATTGGTGACATTTGTAAGGAGTTAAATTCTTTCCCAAGTCTCAATTCCATCCTACACTCACATGCCCCCCTTCAAAGTTTACACTTGTATGGATGGGATAGTCTCAACTCTCTCCCGGAGGAAATTAAATACTTCACTGCCCTTCAAATTCTAGAAATATCTGAATTTGGTGAAATGATCTCTTTGCCCGACTGGTTGGGCGATCTTTCTTCTCTTCAAAAGCTCTGCATTTACAAATGCAAGAACATGATGTATCTGCCCACAACGCAAGCCATGCGACGCCTCATCAAACTAGAAGAACTAGAAATTTATGAGTGCCCCAAATTGGAGGAAAGATGTGATGAATGGAGAGGCGTAGATGCTGTAGAGTGGCCTAAGATTGCCCATATTCCAATATTTAGTCCTGGCAGTTGGACCAATCATTATGATTTTTAA